A single Nodosilinea sp. PGN35 DNA region contains:
- a CDS encoding glycoside hydrolase family 9 protein, with the protein MLFATVRRWPRRAAFLLGLLTFLMACTAGTVRLPTASSAQPAMTAAVVSPDVVVVSLRQGTVTHARQVPYRPDPEDRLETSGHDTWVQRRGQTLGTLVGPDQALLYGFDSYSEVPFDTSRAGQPRSYRIQSQGDPSYRQPVTPAAVYRKSKPVDTAQVSRSDRRWAMEHRLYLRLPTPLTPGQTYQIQLAGQDLPPLTLVYQPDREPSEAVHVSALGFRPDDAVKVGFLSTWMGTGGGLSYPEGLSFQVVDEATGRSVYTGQASRRYQDGTAEDARDRTYTLTNVDQLDFSALNQPGQYRLCVDTVGCSSPFAVAENAWQQAFYVAARGFYHQRSGIALGQPYTDIVRPRPFHPDDGVTVYHSTTGLMDTGNGLNAQGTDTGNFANLVKGKTDEVVANAWGGYFDAGDWDRRIQHLDVARWLLELLELFPEPMANLSLNIPESASDRPDLLDEALWGVDFFRRLQTPEGGVRGGIESAEHPKRGETSWQETLPVMAYAPDPWSSYVYAGVAARTARLMATYAPDRAQGYRDSALAAMAWAEARHRAGIQALEWPRHRIEADRALAALELYHLTGDRPWHDRFVAARSAIPAEARDDYRIAVPQREIAFLYSRLPANQVEAALQRELRAELLAEADAAVETGQTTAFGWTKVHPSTPVGWGDGLGAPKARTLLRAHALTGSDRYLNAALLACQFSAGANPDNMTYTTGLGHKSPQNPLVVDQRITGDLLPGITLYGPIDTGFYGSDWFFDVLETVAVPPARQWPSVETYFDIYYVPNLNEFTVMQSMGDAAYAWGYLAGRASSK; encoded by the coding sequence ATGCTGTTTGCCACTGTACGCCGCTGGCCCCGCCGGGCTGCGTTTTTGCTCGGGCTGCTGACCTTTTTGATGGCCTGCACGGCGGGGACGGTGCGGCTGCCCACCGCCAGCTCGGCCCAGCCCGCCATGACGGCAGCGGTGGTTAGCCCCGACGTAGTGGTGGTGTCGCTGCGCCAGGGCACCGTGACCCACGCCCGCCAGGTGCCCTATCGCCCCGACCCCGAAGACAGACTGGAAACCTCGGGCCACGATACCTGGGTGCAGCGACGGGGGCAGACCCTGGGTACCTTAGTTGGCCCCGACCAGGCCCTGCTCTACGGATTCGATAGCTATAGCGAGGTGCCATTTGATACCAGTCGAGCCGGTCAACCCCGCAGCTATCGCATTCAATCCCAGGGTGACCCCAGCTACCGACAGCCCGTGACGCCAGCGGCGGTATACCGCAAAAGTAAGCCCGTGGATACGGCTCAGGTCAGCCGAAGCGATCGCCGCTGGGCCATGGAGCACCGGCTTTACCTGCGGTTGCCCACGCCCCTAACGCCGGGACAGACCTACCAAATTCAGCTGGCGGGGCAAGACCTGCCGCCCCTCACTTTGGTTTACCAGCCCGACCGTGAGCCGAGCGAGGCTGTCCATGTATCGGCCCTGGGGTTTCGCCCCGACGATGCGGTCAAGGTAGGGTTTTTGTCCACCTGGATGGGAACTGGTGGCGGGCTGAGCTATCCCGAGGGGCTTTCGTTCCAGGTCGTTGACGAGGCCACGGGGCGGAGCGTGTATACCGGACAGGCCAGCCGCCGCTACCAGGACGGGACAGCTGAAGACGCCCGCGATCGCACCTACACCCTGACCAACGTCGATCAGCTCGACTTCAGCGCCCTCAACCAGCCGGGACAGTATCGTCTCTGTGTAGACACCGTCGGCTGCTCGAGCCCCTTTGCGGTGGCAGAAAATGCCTGGCAGCAGGCCTTCTATGTGGCAGCGCGGGGGTTCTATCACCAGCGCAGCGGCATTGCCCTGGGGCAGCCCTACACCGATATTGTTCGCCCCCGCCCTTTTCACCCCGACGATGGCGTCACCGTTTATCACTCCACCACCGGGCTAATGGATACCGGCAACGGTCTGAACGCCCAGGGTACCGACACCGGCAACTTCGCCAACCTGGTCAAGGGCAAGACCGATGAGGTGGTGGCCAATGCCTGGGGTGGCTACTTCGACGCGGGCGACTGGGATCGCCGCATCCAGCATCTAGATGTGGCCCGCTGGCTCTTGGAACTGCTGGAGCTATTTCCCGAACCGATGGCCAATCTGTCCCTCAATATTCCAGAGTCCGCCAGCGATCGCCCCGATCTGCTAGACGAAGCCCTGTGGGGCGTAGACTTCTTTCGCCGTCTGCAAACCCCCGAGGGCGGCGTGCGCGGCGGCATTGAGTCGGCAGAGCACCCGAAGCGAGGCGAAACCAGCTGGCAGGAAACCCTGCCGGTCATGGCCTACGCCCCCGACCCCTGGAGCAGCTACGTCTACGCCGGAGTGGCGGCCCGCACCGCTCGGCTGATGGCAACCTACGCCCCCGATCGGGCCCAGGGATACCGCGACAGCGCTCTGGCGGCTATGGCCTGGGCCGAGGCGCGCCACCGGGCAGGTATTCAGGCCCTGGAGTGGCCCCGCCATCGCATTGAGGCCGATCGCGCCCTGGCGGCCCTGGAGCTCTACCACCTCACTGGCGATCGCCCCTGGCACGACCGCTTTGTGGCGGCCCGCTCGGCCATTCCTGCCGAGGCCCGCGACGACTACCGTATCGCCGTCCCCCAGCGGGAAATCGCCTTTCTCTACAGCCGTCTGCCCGCCAATCAAGTCGAAGCAGCGCTTCAGCGGGAACTGCGGGCCGAACTGCTGGCCGAGGCCGACGCCGCCGTAGAAACCGGGCAGACCACGGCCTTTGGCTGGACTAAGGTGCATCCCTCAACCCCCGTGGGCTGGGGCGATGGCCTTGGGGCACCCAAGGCCCGCACCCTGCTGCGGGCCCACGCGCTGACCGGCAGCGATCGCTATCTCAACGCTGCCCTGCTGGCCTGCCAGTTCTCCGCCGGAGCCAACCCCGACAACATGACCTACACCACCGGCCTCGGCCACAAGTCGCCCCAAAATCCCCTGGTGGTTGACCAGCGCATTACCGGTGACCTGCTGCCCGGCATCACCCTCTACGGCCCCATCGACACGGGTTTTTACGGTTCGGATTGGTTCTTTGACGTGCTAGAAACGGTGGCCGTCCCCCCGGCCCGTCAGTGGCCATCGGTCGAGACCTACTTCGATATTTACTACGTGCCCAACCTCAACGAGTTCACGGTTATGCAGAGCATGGGTGACGCCGCCTACGCCTGGGGCTACCTGGCCGGGCGTGCTAGCTCAAAATAG
- a CDS encoding N-acetylmuramoyl-L-alanine amidase has translation MAGVCLFGSLPAKASARLQAWEFDSSQNRLVFTTEGGVEPLVSWLTEPQRLVIDLPGIVPEAALGDQFVGGAVAAVRITRADAHTTRMVLELNPNYPLDPRQVKVWGLTSQQWVVQLPGSTAAIAPADGLSIPEFSKAARVRPLTAVGADPLPPLLSRNQVTTAAVRATATVLRGVQTTAEGFFIPTAGAAPQIQVYRTRDANQARQIVIDLLDAAIAPGLTPEALPQGRYGIHSWSLSQFATAPPAIRLTLTLDGFSPDWQITPLASGGIWITPIGMAPSQIAVPPTTVVLPVLNPATPPPIAQPHPAAAVPAPAIRPAPNLAPRGQILVMLDPGHGGVDPGAVGIGGLQEKGVVLAVAQHTAAALQAQGIAVQMTRQGDQTVDLQPRADMATAAQAAVFVSIHANAVNMQRPEVNGLETYYYSEAGQVLATALQRQVLSTMAMNDRGVRQARFLVLRRTAMPAALIEIGFVTGAIDAPKLRDPRWQAQMGQSIAQGIINYLSGRP, from the coding sequence GTGGCTGGGGTGTGCCTGTTTGGCAGCCTACCGGCCAAGGCCAGCGCACGGCTACAGGCCTGGGAATTTGACAGCAGCCAAAACCGCCTAGTGTTTACGACTGAGGGTGGGGTAGAGCCGCTGGTCAGCTGGCTCACCGAGCCCCAACGGCTGGTGATCGATCTGCCCGGCATCGTGCCCGAAGCAGCCCTGGGCGATCAGTTTGTTGGTGGGGCGGTGGCAGCGGTGCGCATCACGCGGGCCGATGCCCACACCACCCGCATGGTGCTAGAGCTCAACCCCAACTATCCCCTTGACCCCAGGCAGGTGAAAGTGTGGGGCCTCACCAGCCAGCAGTGGGTGGTGCAGCTGCCGGGTTCGACAGCGGCGATCGCCCCCGCTGACGGCCTGAGCATTCCCGAGTTTTCTAAAGCTGCCAGGGTTCGCCCCCTAACCGCAGTGGGAGCCGACCCGCTGCCGCCGCTGCTCAGTCGCAACCAGGTCACCACCGCCGCGGTCAGGGCCACCGCTACCGTCCTGCGCGGCGTTCAGACCACCGCAGAGGGCTTCTTTATTCCCACCGCTGGGGCCGCGCCCCAGATTCAGGTGTACCGTACCCGCGACGCCAACCAGGCGCGGCAGATTGTCATTGACCTACTGGATGCCGCCATTGCCCCCGGCCTCACCCCCGAAGCGCTGCCCCAGGGCCGCTACGGCATCCACAGCTGGAGTCTGAGCCAGTTTGCCACCGCTCCCCCCGCCATTCGCCTGACCCTGACCCTCGATGGATTTAGCCCCGACTGGCAAATCACCCCCCTGGCCAGCGGCGGCATTTGGATTACCCCGATTGGCATGGCCCCCAGTCAAATTGCGGTGCCACCGACTACTGTGGTGCTGCCGGTGCTCAACCCGGCAACCCCGCCGCCCATCGCCCAACCCCATCCGGCGGCGGCTGTCCCAGCGCCCGCCATCCGGCCTGCCCCCAACCTAGCCCCGCGGGGGCAGATCCTGGTCATGCTCGACCCCGGCCACGGCGGCGTCGATCCGGGAGCCGTCGGCATCGGCGGCCTACAAGAAAAAGGAGTAGTGCTGGCGGTGGCCCAGCACACGGCGGCAGCGTTGCAGGCCCAGGGCATTGCGGTACAGATGACCCGCCAGGGCGATCAAACCGTTGACTTGCAGCCTCGCGCCGATATGGCTACAGCAGCGCAGGCCGCAGTCTTTGTCAGCATCCACGCCAACGCGGTGAACATGCAGCGCCCAGAGGTCAACGGGCTGGAAACCTACTACTATTCCGAGGCTGGCCAGGTGCTGGCGACGGCCCTCCAGCGCCAGGTGCTGAGCACCATGGCGATGAACGATCGCGGCGTGCGTCAGGCCCGATTTTTGGTACTGCGCCGCACCGCTATGCCCGCCGCACTGATCGAAATTGGCTTTGTTACCGGTGCCATCGATGCCCCTAAACTGCGTGACCCCCGCTGGCAGGCGCAGATGGGCCAGTCCATTGCCCAGGGAATTATTAATTATCTAAGCGGGCGACCGTAG
- a CDS encoding cation:proton antiporter — MIHTGFNYYAAGPLAQILEEPITDPVAIFLTILAIMLVAPLLVERLRLPGIIGLILAGVVVGPHGLGILDRDPTIVLLGTVGLLFLMFLGGLETSLDDLKKDADKPIIFGLATFLVPMLLGTGAMMSLGYGFWASVLVASCLASHTLVALPVLTKLGIMRHPSSIATLGGTLITNVLALLVLAVVVKADQGNLTLGFWLFLIPALTVYTVAVLWGVPKLGRWFFKKFGHDEGAEFTFVLATLFVASYLASLIEIEPIVGAFLAGVAITQIIPRLSPLMNRVQFIGNTLFVPIFLISVGMLVDPLILVREPQGLLIAVIIVVVELASKLVAAWASARWFNWSFPSAMVMFGLSMAQAASTLAAITIAFDIGLVDELVVNAIIAMILVSCVLSPWVVSRWGAQLQGEVAAEVSGGTEVAGEATLLALGKRVLIPVANPNTEDNLLQLAIILTQRTGGTLLPLHVLPDRNQPIAEAEKIRQGRLLETAETIAHAAAIPVETIGRIDDSIAWGVLRTIQERQADLLICGWKGFSTYRENFFGSVIDTIVRSATIPVLISRFPQPIENTERVLFAITGGRALGHIKSTLTVAQCLAEELKAPLQVIQMTTGSGRDRQLTALLQDTNIAVQPVQGNTVKRVSELVQPNTLLILIASTYSVGQPALGREPEAITRANWETNMIIVNFPAAIAKRA; from the coding sequence ATGATTCACACTGGGTTCAACTACTATGCCGCCGGGCCTCTAGCCCAAATTCTTGAAGAACCCATCACCGACCCGGTAGCCATCTTCTTAACTATTCTGGCCATCATGCTGGTGGCCCCCCTGCTGGTCGAGCGCCTGCGGCTGCCGGGCATCATTGGCTTGATCTTAGCCGGGGTGGTGGTTGGCCCTCACGGCCTGGGCATTTTAGACCGCGACCCTACCATCGTGCTGTTGGGTACCGTAGGGCTTTTATTTTTGATGTTCCTGGGCGGTCTAGAAACCAGCCTGGACGATCTAAAAAAAGACGCCGACAAGCCGATCATTTTTGGCCTGGCGACTTTTTTGGTGCCAATGCTGCTGGGTACCGGGGCTATGATGTCCCTGGGTTACGGCTTTTGGGCGTCGGTGCTGGTGGCCTCCTGTCTGGCCTCCCACACCCTAGTGGCGCTGCCCGTGCTGACCAAGCTGGGTATTATGCGCCATCCCTCGTCTATTGCCACCCTGGGGGGCACGCTGATCACCAATGTGCTGGCCCTGCTGGTACTGGCGGTGGTAGTCAAGGCCGACCAGGGCAATCTAACCCTGGGGTTCTGGCTGTTTTTGATCCCGGCTCTGACTGTTTATACCGTTGCGGTGCTGTGGGGGGTACCCAAGCTGGGCCGCTGGTTTTTCAAAAAATTTGGTCACGATGAAGGAGCGGAGTTCACCTTTGTGCTAGCCACCCTGTTTGTGGCGTCGTATCTGGCTAGCTTAATTGAGATTGAACCCATTGTCGGGGCGTTTCTGGCGGGGGTGGCGATCACTCAAATTATCCCCCGCCTCAGCCCGCTGATGAACCGGGTGCAGTTTATTGGCAACACGCTGTTTGTACCCATCTTTTTAATCTCTGTGGGCATGCTGGTGGATCCGCTGATTCTGGTGCGCGAGCCCCAGGGACTGCTGATCGCAGTAATTATTGTGGTGGTCGAGCTAGCCAGCAAGCTGGTGGCCGCCTGGGCATCGGCCCGCTGGTTTAACTGGTCATTTCCCAGCGCTATGGTGATGTTTGGTCTGTCGATGGCCCAGGCGGCCTCTACCCTGGCGGCCATTACCATTGCCTTCGATATTGGCCTGGTGGACGAGCTGGTGGTGAATGCCATTATTGCCATGATTTTGGTCAGCTGCGTGCTGTCGCCCTGGGTGGTCTCCCGCTGGGGGGCACAGCTGCAAGGCGAAGTCGCTGCGGAGGTGAGCGGCGGCACTGAGGTCGCTGGGGAGGCGACGCTGCTGGCCTTAGGTAAGCGGGTGCTGATTCCGGTGGCTAACCCTAACACCGAAGACAATCTGTTGCAGCTGGCCATTATTTTGACCCAGCGTACCGGCGGCACGCTGCTGCCTCTGCATGTGCTGCCCGATCGCAATCAGCCCATTGCCGAGGCCGAAAAAATTCGCCAAGGCCGACTGCTAGAGACCGCCGAGACCATTGCCCACGCCGCCGCCATCCCGGTGGAAACCATTGGCCGCATCGACGACTCCATCGCCTGGGGGGTGTTGCGAACCATTCAAGAACGCCAGGCCGATCTGCTGATCTGCGGTTGGAAGGGGTTTTCGACCTATCGCGAGAATTTTTTCGGCAGTGTGATCGATACCATCGTGCGATCGGCCACTATTCCCGTGCTGATCAGCCGTTTTCCCCAGCCCATTGAAAATACCGAACGGGTGCTGTTTGCCATTACTGGCGGACGGGCACTGGGTCATATTAAGAGCACTTTGACTGTGGCCCAGTGCTTGGCGGAGGAGCTGAAGGCTCCCCTCCAGGTGATTCAAATGACTACTGGCTCCGGGCGCGATCGCCAGCTCACTGCCCTCCTCCAAGACACCAACATTGCCGTGCAGCCGGTGCAGGGCAACACCGTCAAACGGGTATCGGAACTCGTTCAGCCCAACACGCTGCTGATTTTAATCGCTAGCACCTACTCTGTGGGGCAGCCCGCCCTAGGCCGCGAGCCCGAAGCCATTACCCGCGCCAACTGGGAAACCAACATGATCATTGTCAATTTTCCGGCGGCGATCGCCAAACGAGCCTGA
- a CDS encoding cytochrome c biogenesis protein, which produces MTPSEAPHPDPWNGMRRYFRQDLLPLLADLRLAIVLLLAIAAFSISGTVIEQGQTLKFYQTNYPTDPALFGFLSWKVILTIGLDHVYRTWWFLALLMVFGASLTACTFTRQFPALGAAQKWKYYTQPRQFQKLALSAELSETDLTSLATKLTQRRYRVFQSGNQLYGRKGIVGRIGPIVVHASMLLILSGAIFGAMTGFFAQEIVPNGETFQIRNVFDAGPWAEAQIPKDWSVRVNRFWIDYTPEGNIDQFYSDLSVLDQAGDEIDRKTIFVNQPLRHRGVTLYQADWGIAAVQVQLNNSPVLQLPMQPLENDGPRFWGTWLPTKPDLSEGVTLLVSDLQGSALIYDNAGQLISTVRKGMAAEVNGLRLTLVDVVGSTGLQIKADPGIPLVYGGFGLLMLGVIMSYVSHSQVWALAQAGTVYVGGRTNRAQVAFERELLALLAELPVDATGAELAQTSMSRSK; this is translated from the coding sequence ATGACCCCGTCTGAAGCTCCCCACCCGGATCCCTGGAACGGGATGCGCCGCTATTTTCGACAGGATCTGCTGCCGCTGCTGGCGGATTTGCGGCTGGCGATTGTGCTGCTATTGGCGATCGCCGCCTTCAGCATCAGCGGTACAGTCATCGAGCAGGGGCAGACCCTGAAGTTTTACCAGACTAACTATCCCACCGATCCGGCTCTGTTTGGATTTTTGAGTTGGAAGGTAATTCTCACTATTGGCTTAGATCACGTCTACCGCACCTGGTGGTTTTTGGCGCTGCTGATGGTGTTTGGGGCCAGCCTAACCGCCTGCACCTTCACTCGCCAGTTTCCGGCGCTGGGGGCAGCGCAAAAGTGGAAGTATTACACTCAGCCCCGCCAGTTTCAAAAGCTGGCTTTAAGTGCTGAGCTATCGGAGACTGATCTCACCTCCCTGGCCACAAAATTGACCCAGCGGCGCTATCGGGTGTTTCAATCCGGCAATCAGCTCTACGGACGCAAAGGCATTGTGGGGCGCATTGGCCCAATTGTTGTCCACGCCAGCATGCTGCTGATTTTATCGGGAGCTATTTTTGGGGCTATGACCGGGTTTTTTGCCCAGGAAATTGTGCCCAACGGGGAGACTTTTCAAATTCGCAACGTTTTTGATGCTGGCCCCTGGGCCGAGGCCCAAATTCCTAAAGATTGGTCGGTGCGGGTGAACCGGTTTTGGATTGACTACACCCCTGAGGGCAACATCGATCAGTTTTACTCTGATCTGTCGGTGCTAGACCAAGCGGGAGATGAAATCGATCGCAAGACCATCTTTGTCAACCAACCCCTGCGCCATCGGGGTGTGACTCTGTATCAGGCCGACTGGGGCATTGCGGCGGTGCAGGTGCAGCTGAACAATAGCCCCGTGCTGCAGCTGCCGATGCAGCCGCTCGAGAACGACGGGCCTCGCTTCTGGGGCACCTGGCTGCCGACGAAACCTGACCTGAGTGAAGGTGTCACCCTGCTGGTCAGCGATCTCCAGGGCTCGGCGCTGATCTACGACAACGCTGGACAGCTCATTTCCACCGTGCGCAAAGGTATGGCGGCGGAGGTGAATGGCCTTAGGCTGACGCTGGTGGATGTGGTGGGCAGCACGGGGCTGCAAATCAAGGCCGACCCTGGGATTCCTCTAGTGTATGGGGGGTTTGGCCTGCTGATGCTGGGGGTAATTATGAGCTACGTGTCGCACTCCCAGGTGTGGGCGCTGGCGCAGGCGGGCACAGTGTACGTAGGCGGCAGAACAAACCGCGCCCAGGTGGCCTTTGAGCGTGAGCTGCTGGCGCTGCTGGCCGAACTGCCGGTCGATGCAACAGGCGCTGAACTGGCTCAGACCTCGATGAGCCGATCGAAGTGA
- a CDS encoding cytochrome c biogenesis protein CcdA produces MFESLQLFLYELAQWANQLVNAQLTQVSWVSLSVVGLAGLLTSLSPCLLSMLPIMVGYMGGYSEESRGGAIARSLAFALGLATTLALLGLFAGLFGYVYGQVAWGLPIVVSLVAIAMGLNLLGIVPLALPTGVGPTFENLNLPPWLRAYALGLTFGIVASPCSTPVLATLLAWISTTQDPVLGSALLLAYAVGYVTPLVLAGTFTASLKRLLDLRQWSSWVTPASGALLLGFGVFSLLSRLLPISLV; encoded by the coding sequence ATGTTTGAGAGCTTGCAGCTTTTTCTCTATGAACTTGCCCAATGGGCCAATCAGCTGGTCAACGCCCAGCTCACCCAGGTGTCTTGGGTGAGTCTGTCGGTGGTGGGGCTGGCTGGGTTGCTGACCAGTTTGTCACCCTGTCTGCTGTCAATGCTGCCAATTATGGTGGGCTATATGGGGGGGTACTCAGAGGAAAGCCGAGGGGGCGCGATCGCCCGGTCGCTCGCCTTTGCCCTTGGTTTGGCCACTACCCTGGCGCTGCTAGGCCTATTTGCCGGACTCTTTGGCTATGTCTACGGTCAGGTGGCCTGGGGCCTACCGATTGTGGTCAGTCTGGTGGCGATCGCCATGGGGCTGAATCTTTTAGGTATTGTGCCCCTGGCTTTGCCAACAGGCGTTGGCCCCACCTTCGAAAACTTGAATCTACCGCCTTGGCTGCGGGCCTACGCCCTGGGGCTGACCTTTGGGATTGTGGCGTCCCCCTGTAGCACGCCAGTGCTGGCTACCCTGCTGGCCTGGATCTCGACTACCCAAGATCCGGTGCTGGGCAGTGCGCTGCTGCTGGCCTACGCCGTGGGCTACGTAACGCCGCTAGTGCTGGCGGGCACCTTCACCGCTTCCCTTAAGCGGCTGTTAGATTTGCGCCAGTGGTCGAGCTGGGTGACTCCGGCCAGCGGCGCTCTGCTGCTGGGGTTTGGGGTGTTTTCGCTGCTATCTCGACTGCTGCCGATCAGTTTGGTGTAG
- a CDS encoding FtsW/RodA/SpoVE family cell cycle protein, with protein MNIAQFVPWIDPTVTQWSAEARWLRWLTFVWLGAGLLVLFSASYAVAVAEHGYGLHYVMVQLLWVVIGLVVFNRIVRTPLDRLIQGSGIVLLVLVGLVSLTLVPSLGVTVNGATRWLPLGPFMIQPSELIKPCLVLQGARLFGRWPLLTWQTRFTWLGIFVAILGLILMQPNLSTAAICGLTLWLIALAAGLPYLHLLLTAGGGLLAATVSISFKTYQRQRIVSFLNPWADAGDQGYQLVQSLLAIGSGGFWGQGFGLSQQKLYSLPIQYTDFIFAVFAEEFGFAGCLVLLTVLGVYASLALLVALRLRQPLHRLVAVGAMVLLVGQALLNMGVATGLLPTTGLPFPLLSYGGSSMVASLATAALLVRAAREINLEAPVPLRRQWSKTGDAEPLPLRVV; from the coding sequence GTGAACATTGCTCAATTCGTTCCATGGATTGACCCCACGGTGACCCAGTGGTCAGCGGAAGCTCGATGGCTGCGGTGGCTCACCTTTGTCTGGCTGGGGGCCGGTCTGCTGGTGTTGTTTTCGGCTTCCTATGCCGTGGCGGTGGCGGAGCACGGCTACGGCTTGCACTATGTAATGGTGCAGCTGCTGTGGGTCGTCATTGGTCTGGTAGTTTTTAATCGCATTGTTCGCACCCCTCTAGACCGTTTGATTCAGGGGTCAGGTATTGTCCTGTTGGTTTTGGTTGGCCTGGTGAGTCTGACGCTGGTGCCTTCGTTGGGGGTAACGGTGAATGGGGCTACCCGCTGGCTGCCTCTGGGGCCGTTTATGATTCAACCCTCGGAGTTAATTAAGCCTTGCCTGGTTTTGCAGGGAGCACGGCTGTTTGGGCGCTGGCCCCTGCTGACCTGGCAAACGCGGTTCACCTGGCTGGGTATCTTTGTCGCCATCCTAGGGCTGATTCTGATGCAGCCCAACCTCAGCACGGCGGCTATCTGCGGGTTGACCCTGTGGCTGATTGCTCTGGCTGCGGGGTTGCCCTACCTGCATCTGCTGCTAACGGCCGGGGGAGGGCTACTGGCTGCGACGGTGAGTATTAGTTTTAAGACTTACCAGCGCCAGCGCATTGTCTCATTCCTGAATCCTTGGGCCGATGCGGGTGATCAGGGCTATCAGCTTGTGCAGAGTTTGCTGGCTATTGGGTCGGGTGGGTTTTGGGGGCAGGGCTTTGGGCTGTCTCAGCAAAAGCTGTATTCTTTGCCGATTCAATACACTGACTTTATCTTTGCGGTGTTTGCCGAGGAGTTTGGCTTTGCGGGTTGCCTGGTGCTGCTGACGGTTTTGGGTGTCTATGCTTCCTTGGCGCTGCTGGTGGCGCTGCGGCTGCGGCAACCGCTGCACCGCCTGGTGGCGGTGGGCGCGATGGTGCTGCTGGTGGGGCAGGCGCTGCTCAATATGGGTGTAGCTACGGGCCTGCTGCCGACAACGGGGTTGCCCTTTCCGCTGTTGAGCTATGGGGGAAGCTCGATGGTGGCCAGTTTGGCAACGGCGGCTCTGCTAGTAAGGGCAGCACGGGAAATTAACCTGGAGGCACCTGTGCCTCTGCGGCGACAGTGGTCGAAAACGGGCGATGCGGAACCGTTGCCCTTGCGGGTTGTCTGA
- a CDS encoding phycobilisome linker polypeptide produces the protein MRMFKITACVPSQTRIRTQRELQNTFFTKLVPYDNWFKEQQRIQKMGGKIVKVELATGRQGANTGLL, from the coding sequence ATGCGCATGTTTAAGATCACCGCTTGTGTTCCTAGTCAGACCAGGATTCGCACCCAGCGGGAACTACAAAATACGTTTTTCACTAAGCTGGTGCCCTACGACAACTGGTTTAAAGAGCAGCAGCGCATTCAAAAAATGGGCGGCAAAATTGTCAAGGTTGAGTTGGCCACCGGTCGGCAGGGAGCCAACACTGGCCTGCTCTAA
- the apcB gene encoding allophycocyanin subunit beta, with translation MQDAITSVINSSDVQGKYLDSSALDKLKAYFQTGELRVRAASTISANAAEIVKEAVAKSLLYSDITRPGGNMYTTRRYAACIRDLDYYLRYATYAMLAGDPSILDERVLNGLKETYNSLGVPIGATVNAIQAMKEVTSSLVGADAGKEMGVYFDYISSGLS, from the coding sequence ATGCAAGACGCAATTACTTCTGTAATTAATTCTTCTGACGTACAGGGCAAGTACCTGGATAGTTCAGCACTCGATAAGCTCAAGGCTTATTTCCAGACCGGCGAACTGCGCGTCCGTGCCGCTAGCACCATCAGCGCCAACGCTGCTGAAATCGTCAAAGAAGCTGTGGCTAAGTCCCTGCTGTACTCCGACATCACCCGTCCCGGCGGCAACATGTACACCACCCGTCGCTATGCAGCCTGCATTCGCGACCTGGACTACTACCTGCGCTACGCCACCTACGCCATGCTGGCTGGAGATCCCTCCATCCTAGATGAGCGCGTGCTGAACGGTCTGAAGGAAACCTACAACTCCCTCGGTGTACCCATCGGCGCTACCGTTAACGCTATCCAAGCAATGAAGGAAGTCACCTCCAGCCTGGTGGGCGCTGACGCCGGTAAGGAAATGGGCGTTTACTTCGACTACATCTCCTCTGGCTTGAGCTAG
- the apcA gene encoding allophycocyanin subunit alpha → MSIVTKSIVNADAEARYLSPGELDRIKGFVTSGERRLRIAQVLTESRERIVKEAGSQLFQRRPDVVSPGGNAYGEEMTATCLRDLDYYLRLVTYGVVAGDVTPIEEIGLVGVKEMYNSLGTPLAGVAEGVRALKSVASGLLSGEDASEASAYFDYVVGGLL, encoded by the coding sequence ATGAGTATTGTCACGAAATCCATCGTGAATGCCGACGCTGAGGCCCGTTACCTCAGCCCCGGTGAGCTAGATCGTATCAAAGGCTTTGTTACCTCTGGTGAGCGTCGCCTGCGGATTGCCCAGGTGCTTACCGAGTCTCGGGAGCGCATCGTCAAGGAAGCCGGTAGCCAACTCTTTCAGCGCCGCCCCGATGTCGTGTCTCCCGGCGGTAACGCCTACGGTGAAGAGATGACCGCAACCTGTCTGCGGGATCTGGACTACTACCTGCGGCTTGTGACCTACGGCGTAGTAGCCGGTGACGTGACTCCCATCGAAGAAATTGGTCTAGTCGGCGTCAAAGAGATGTACAACTCTCTGGGAACTCCCCTAGCTGGTGTGGCTGAAGGCGTGCGTGCCCTGAAATCAGTTGCTTCTGGCCTGCTCTCTGGCGAAGATGCCTCTGAGGCTTCTGCTTACTTCGACTATGTCGTCGGTGGGCTGCTCTAA